A single region of the Garra rufa chromosome 20, GarRuf1.0, whole genome shotgun sequence genome encodes:
- the LOC141293485 gene encoding guanine nucleotide exchange factor DBS-like, whose protein sequence is MELCFDRTFLKELENSAEKPELVGTCFLKRKEELQIYEKYCQNKPRSEALWRQCGDSMFFQECQKRLDHKLSLDAYLLKPVQRITKYQLMLKEMLKCSKNSEGTAELEEALATMLDIIKSVNDSMHQIAITGFEGNLNDLGKLLMQGSFNVWTDHKKGHSKVKDLARFKPMQRHLFLYHKMLLFCKKREETSDGHEKSPSYSFKHSLKMSSVGITENVKGDIKKFEIWYNGREEVYIVQAPSMDVKNTWVSEIRKVLTSQLEACREASQLHQKITENIYHAPMRNMRKTALRQSDSSSPETGYRRGDTGPNMRQKRADASASLGSERSALARKRFTLQGLSNRRSLPAEPTPKETDVTRRFSLASTVNSASAPRTKVPLSSSLKSKRHQIKSDPTPFGYEGTTWTARHVAC, encoded by the exons TTATGTTTTGACAGGACATTTCTCAAAGAGCTGGAAAATTCTGCGGAAAAGCCGGAGTTAGTAGGAACGTGTTTTTTGAAGAGG AAGGAAGAGTTACAGatttatgaaaaatattgtcAGAATAAGCCACGATCTGAGGCTTTATGGCGGCAGTGTGGAGACAGTATGTTCTTTCAG GAGTGTCAGAAAAGGTTGGACCACAAGCTTTCGTTAGATGCATATCTGCTAAAGCCCGTGCAAAGAATCACCAAATACCAACTGATGTTAAAG GAGATGCTGAAGTGCAGTAAGAACTCAGAGGGCACTGCAGAGCTGGAGGAAGCTCTGGCCACAATGCTGGACATCATCAAATCAGTCAATGACTCCATGCATCAAATCGCCATCACTGGTTTTGAG GGCAATCTGAACGATTTGGGAAAACTGCTCATGCAGGGGTCGTTTAATGTTTGGACAGACCATAAGAAAGGCCACAGTAAAGTGAAGGACCTGGCACGTTTCAAACCCATGCAGAGACATCTCTTCCTCTACCACAAAATGCTTTTGTTCTGCAAGAAACGTGAGGAGACATCTGATGGCCATGAGAAATCCCCTTCCTACAGTTTCAAGCACTCATTAAAG atgaGCTCAGTGGGAATCACAGAAAATGTAAAGGGAGACATCAAGAAGTTTGAAATCTGGTACAATGGCAGAGAGGAAGTTTACATCGTTCAG GCCCCTTCGATGGATGTGAAGAACACATGGGTGTCAGAGATCCGCAAAGTCTTAACAAGCCAGCTGGAAGCCTGCCGAG AAGCCAGTCAACTTCATCAGAAGATTACGGAGAACATCTACCATGCTCCTATGAG AAATATGCGCAAAACAGCTCTACGGCAGTCTGACTCTTCCAGTCCTGAAACAGGCTACAGGCGTGGTGATACAGGCCCAAATATGCGTCAAAAACGAG CTGACGCTTCAGCCAGCCTCGGCTCAGAGCGATCTGCTCTCGCTAGAAAGCGCTTCACCTTACAGGGCCTGTCAAACCGCAGGTCTCTCCCTGCAG AACCCACGCCTAAGGAGACAGATGTCACACGCCGCTTTTCTTTAGCCTCAACTGTCAACTCCGCTTCTGCACCACGCACTAAAG TTCCTCTCTCCTCTAGCCTTAAGAGCAAGAGGCATCAGATCAAGAGCGACCCTACACCATTTGGCTATGAAGGTACCACGTGGACTGCACGACATGTTGCATGTTGA
- the b3gnt5a gene encoding lactosylceramide 1,3-N-acetyl-beta-D-glucosaminyltransferase A, translating into MFMNCRRVKKCQFLRLVSMCCVMSLLMVCWDHVDHHVVSHVKSYSYRYLINSYDFINKSLSVSPQEAARFGSYPYLLNNKDICKDQDVLLLLFVKSSPGNFKRRQAIRSTWGNESYISHKLGVVVKVVFAMGVHPDSLLQKKLHRELHKEQVNHGDLVQQDFLDTFHNLTVKLLLQFRWTHENCAHARFLMTADDDVFIHLPNLVRYLQDLRRQNVQNLWVGHVHRGAPPVRRRDSKYYMPFDMYQWSSYPDYTAGAGYVVSGDVAAKIYQATLSLNASMYIDDVFMGICAIAAGVSPQEHVYFSGEGKTPYHPCIYEKMITSHGHEDDIRYLWKAATAPLVEGISSGLVGKLYCTAVKMTLLCKPYFTNTYSCTAAFT; encoded by the coding sequence ATGTTCATGAATTGCAGACGGGTGAAAAAATGTCAGTTTCTACGGCTTGTCTCGATGTGCTGCGTCATGTCGCTCCTCATGGTTTGCTGGGACCACGTGGACCACCATGTTGTGAGCCACGTGAAGTCGTACTCCTACCGCTACCTGATCAACAGCTATGATTTTATCAACAAAAGCCTCAGCGTGAGTCCACAGGAAGCTGCTAGGTTTGGAAGTTACCCGTACTTGCTAAACAACAAAGACATCTGTAAAGACCAAGATGTGCTGCTGCTCCTCTTCGTGAAGTCCTCGCCAGGAAACTTCAAGAGACGACAGGCCATACGCTCCACTTGGGGCAACGAGTCCTACATAAGTCATAAACTGGGTGTTGTCGTAAAAGTAGTGTTTGCTATGGGAGTTCACCCTGATAGCTTACTCCAGAAGAAACTGCACAGGGAATTGCACAAGGAGCAAGTGAACCACGGTGACCTGGTTCAGCAGGACTTCCTTGACACTTTCCACAACCTCACTGTGAAACTGCTGCTTCAGTTCCGCTGGACACACGAGAACTGTGCCCATGCACGTTTCCTCATGACTGCTGACGATGACGTCTTCATCCATTTGCCTAATTTGGTACGCTACCTTCAGGACCTCAGAAGACAGAATGTGCAAAACCTGTGGGTAGGCCATGTGCACAGGGGCGCACCTCCTGTTCGCCGCAGGGACAGCAAGTACTACATGCCCTTCGACATGTACCAGTGGTCATCCTACCCCGATTACACCGCCGGGGCAGGGTACGTCGTCTCGGGCGACGTGGCGGCCAAAATCTACCAGGCCACGCTGTCTCTAAATGCCTCTATGTATATCGACGACGTCTTCATGGGTATCTGTGCCATCGCAGCGGGCGTCTCGCCTCAGGAACACGTTTATTTCTCGGGGGAGGGGAAAACGCCCTATCACCCTTGCATCTATGAAAAAATGATCACCTCTCATGGACACGAGGACGATATCAGGTATCTGTGGAAGGCTGCGACCGCACCACTGGTAGAAGGTATTTCGTCTGGACTGGTTGGGAAACTCTATTGTACAGCTGTGAAAATGACGCTGCTTTGTAAGCCGTACTTTACAAACACGTATTCATGCACAGCAGCTTTTACATGA